In Raphanus sativus cultivar WK10039 unplaced genomic scaffold, ASM80110v3 Scaffold4144, whole genome shotgun sequence, one genomic interval encodes:
- the LOC108835479 gene encoding MATH domain and coiled-coil domain-containing protein At2g05410-like, producing the protein MEKQSDKKITWMIKTFSSLQSEIVQSDIVVVGRCRWRLKAYPKGDNKAYHFSLYLGVADSEYLPLGWRRHAKFSLTVVNQFTEKLSQLGETQQWFDKTNPVWGFSEMISLDELHDKEGFLVNGEVKIVVKVDVLEVQGKVDVSEESSPVMETIDVNGFQVLPWQVESVNRMFEKHQDIASNFRPKNPYLKTAYMNVLLSLTQTICHSPWEISNDDLAEEYAALSYLTAEGFQLDWLGKKLDEVKEKKQKEKACLAQLQELEEELKPLKRKYSEMEAQMDKVKAELSAAKYPVSVYN; encoded by the exons ATGGAGAAACAATCTGACAAGAAGATTACTTGGATGATTAAAACTTTCTCCTCTTTGCAATCCGAGATAGTCCAGTCTGATATAGTCGTGGTGGGTCGCTGCAGATG GCGTCTAAAGGCATACCCCAAAGGAGATAATAAGGCTTATCATTTCTCTCTGTATCTCGGCGTTGCTGATTCTGAATATTTGCCTCTTGGATGGAGAAGGCACGCTAAATTTTCCCTTACCGTAGTAAATCAGTTTACGGAAAAACTGTCCCAACTTGGAG AGACGCAACAGTGGTTTGATAAGACAAATCCTGTCTGGGGGTTTTCAGAAATGATTTCCCTTGACGAACTTCATGACAAAGAAGGATTTCTAGTTAATGGAGAAGTAAAAATTGTTGTGAAGGTTGATGTTCTTGAAGTTCAAGGTAAAGTAGATGTATCAGAGGAATCTTCACCAGTAATGGAAACCATAGATGTCAATGGGTTTCAAGTCCTTCCTTGGCAG GTAGAATCTGTGAACCGTATGTTTGAAAAACACCAAGATATTGCATCAAACTTTCGTCCAAAGAATCCATATCTAAAGACGGCGTACATGAATGTCCTCCTAAGCTTAACCCAGACGATATGTCATTCGCCTTGGGAAATCTCCAATGATGATCTGGCAGAGGAATATGCTGCTCTATCATACTTGACAGCTGAGGGGTTTCAGTTGGATTGGTTGGGGAAGAAACTTGATGAAGTTaaggaaaagaagcagaaagAAAAAGCTTGTTTGGCTCAGCTTCAAGAACTGGAGGAAGAACTAAAGCCATTGAAGCGGAAGTATTCAGAAATGGAAGCTCAAATGGACAAGGTGAAGGCTGAGTTATCTGCAGCTAAATATCCTGTCTCCGTGTACAATTAA